A window from Drosophila kikkawai strain 14028-0561.14 chromosome 2L, DkikHiC1v2, whole genome shotgun sequence encodes these proteins:
- the LOC121502494 gene encoding uncharacterized protein codes for MPAKHTKKPELAPHAPNGEEFYRAKADSMVRQLAALNSFLTEEQLAKFDESELQVRLDLIERMYSDFDSSRLNLEQLVLEELESDARLTFTTAYCETKGKICRHLNSEKRKSLANSTELHGILGGHAAAFKCNSRPTRLPEFQLPRFGGAYIDWPDFYAMFNTVVGKNEDLTKVEKFQHLRACLDGIALDAIRSLEPTENNYDRALELLTSRFDNKLWHFQAHVRSLFKLPGVEKGSASSLRQLSDKANSHLRALATMASTQEIYDGLLIHLIASKLDVQTQERWEEGLPSKELPSWDKFSSFLDLRCSMMENLEYAMVNQAPSKQVGKEANKFCRSTLVASSSAMPSCTLCESREHYLTKCPQFLGLNPNQRYRESKRLHLCLNCLRKGHSLQQCKSGNCRHCHQRHHSLLHLETNPVPTLAQPVPEILPQGSSHVSVALSKTPPLASSSTRTEYVLLATAIVYVKNRSGVFVPCRALLDLASQINFVTSRFANQLQLKIHRSVISISGIGESSLASDKSVHIFAQSSNAKYSTSLSACVTQSITDYHPHFDLNASEWKIPENLELADPLFYKSQRIDLLIGASIFFDLLCMGQIRLGSNLPTLQKTRLGWIVSGGLSVGSSIRSSLVSLSQEPSTHSESESISEILKRFWEIDNCADSTKTISKEEALCEQLFQQEYTRLESGQYSVLLPAKTSFDALGDSYDRALIRFKSLETKLARNLELKSQYKAFIEEYLNLGHMSLTTKNAAPYQYYLPHHCVQKLESTTTKLRVVFDGSAKSTSGYSLNDLLYAGHSIQPKIFTTLLRFRFFKVALCGDICKMYRCVRVTHPHQFLQCILWRDRPEDEIQVYSLDTVTYGRKPAAFLAIRAMQQLSYDEEAEFPVAAKIIRTNFYVDDLIAGGDTIEEVVEIRQQIKALLERGHFPIRKWCSNEPAALEGVDDWDREKTLKFHDGTDVTKALGLSWDTLSDSLLFSFSNEWTEKPSTKRSILSAIAKFYDPLGLIAPIITKLKIFMQVLWKDKLDWDESLPQSLHSAWLEHITHRAKYMDFAMQAWQLTELASMFDQRTKVSFRRTYFARNQESHP; via the coding sequence atgccagCCAAACATACGAAAAAACCTGAGCTCGCGCCTCACGCACCAAACGGCGAGGAGTTTTATCGGGCTAAGGCAGATTCTATGGTACGCCAGCTGGCGGCCCTAAATTCTTTTTTGACAGAGGAGCAGTTGGCCAAGTTCGACGAAAGTGAGTTGCAGGTGCGGTTGGACCTAATCGAGCGCATGTACTCTGACTTCGACAGCTCTCGACTTAACCTCGAACAACTTGTGCTTGAGGAGTTGGAGTCAGATGCGCGCTTAACCTTTACCACGGCATATTGTGAGACAAAAGGAAAAATCTGCCGCCATCTCAACAGCGAGAAGAGAAAGTCATTGGCAAATTCAACTGAGTTGCATGGCATCCTCGGTGGACACGCAGCCGCCTTCAAGTGCAATTCGCGGCCCACCAGGCTACCGGAATTTCAGCTTCCGCGATTTGGCGGAGCATACATCGATTGGCCTGATTTCTACGCCATGTTCAACACTGTGGTGGGAAAGAACGAAGATCTaacaaaagtggaaaagtttCAGCATCTTCGCGCATGTTTGGACGGCATTGCACTGGACGCAATTCGCTCGCTGGAGCCCACGGAAAATAATTACGACAGGGCTTTGGAATTGTTAACGTCGAGATTCGATAATAAATTATGGCACTTTCAGGCACATGTTCGGTCTTTATTCAAGCTACCCGGAGTGGAGAAGGGCTCCGCAAGTAGTCTGCGGCAGTTAAGCGACAAGGCAAATTCTCATTTGCGCGCCCTGGCTACTATGGCCTCTACACAGGAAATATATGACGGCCTCTTAATTCATCTCATCGCTTCAAAACTGGACGTTCAGACCCAGGAGAGGTGGGAAGAAGGATTACCTTCCAAGGAGCTGCCAAGTTGGGATAAATTTTCATCGTTCTTGGACCTTAGATGCAGCATGATGGAAAATTTGGAATACGCTATGGTAAACCAAGCACCTAGCAAGCAGGTTGGAAAAGAAGCTAACAAATTCTGTCGTAGCACCCTCGTTGCTTCATCATCAGCTATGCCATCATGTACCTTGTGCGAGTCTAGGGAACATTATTTGACAAAATGCCCACAGTTCTTAGGATTGAACCCCAATCAGCGGTATAGAGAGTCAAAAAGGCTACATCTTTGTCTCAATTGCCTACGAAAGGGACACAGCCTACAGCAATGCAAGTCTGGCAACTGTAGACACTGCCACCAGAGGCATCATAGTCTTCTTCATTTGGAAACAAATCCCGTTCCAACCCTGGCCCAGCCTGTTCCAGAAATACTTCCGCAAGGATCATCTCACGTCTCTGTAGCCTTGTCCAAAACGCCGCCGTTAGCTTCATCGTCGACTAGAACCGAATACGTCTTGCTTGCCACCGCCATAGTCTACGTAAAAAATCGCTCTGGCGTGTTCGTGCCATGCAGGGCCTTGCTCGATTTGGCTTCTCAAATCAATTTCGTCACATCTCGTTTCGCCAATCAGCTTCagctcaaaatccatcgtTCAGTCATCTCCATATCAGGAATCGGTGAATCCTCGCTCGCTTCGGATaaatcggttcatattttcgCTCAGTCGAGCAACGCAAAGTATAGCACTTCGCTCTCAGCTTGTGTCACCCAATCAATCACCGATTACCACCCGCATTTCGATCTCAATGCGTCTGAATGGAAAATACCGGAAAATCTCGAGCTCGCCGACCCGCTCTTCTACAAAAGTCAACGCATCGACTTGCTTATTGGAGCAAGCATATTCTTCGATTTACTTTGTATGGGACAAATTCGATTAGGCAGCAATTTACCCACTCTGCAGAAAACCAGACTTGGCTGGATCGTCTCAGGGGGTCTATCGGTAGGATCTTCCATTCGCTCATCGTTAGTTTCTTTATCTCAAGAGCCCAGCACTCATTCGGAGTCGGAATCGATCTCTGAGATACTAAAGAGATTTTGGGAAATAGACAACTGCGCAGATTCCACAAAAACCATTTCAAAAGAAGAAGCTCTATGCGAGCAGCTATTTCAGCAGGAATACACTCGGCTTGAATCTGGCCAATATTCGGTACTACTTCCTGCCAAAACTAGTTTCGATGCTCTAGGAGATTCGTATGATCGTGCACTTATTCGTTTTAAATCACTCGAGACCAAATTAGCTAGAAATTTAGAGCTAAAGTCGCAGTATAAAGCCTTTATAGAGGAGTACCTGAACCTTGGTCACATGTCTCTAACAACTAAAAATGCTGCGCCTTATCAGTATTACCTACCTCACCACTGCGTCCAAAAATTGGAaagtacaacaacaaaactgcGAGTTGTTTTCGACGGCTCGGCGAAGTCCACTTCGGGATATTCGTTGAACGATTTGTTGTACGCCGGTCATTCTATTCAACCAAAAATCTTCACTACCCTGCttcgttttcgatttttcaAGGTTGCTTTGTGTGGAGATATTTGCAAAATGTATCGCTGCGTTCGGGTTACGCATCCCCATCAGTTTCTGCAATGTATTCTATGGCGCGATCGGCCAGAAGACGAGATTCAAGTTTACTCGCTTGACACCGTAACCTATGGCAGGAAGCCTGCTGCTTTTTTGGCAATTCGTGCAATGCAGCAGCTATCCTACGATGAAGAAGCGGAATTTCCAGTAGCAGCTAAAATCATACGCACAAACTTCTACGTGGATGATCTAATCGCAGGAGGAGACACCATTGAGGAGGTCGTTGAAATTCGTCAACAAATCAAGGCGCTCCTGGAAAGAGGACACTTTCCAATTCGCAAATGGTGTTCCAACGAACCTGCTGCGCTAGAAGGAGTGGATGACTGGGATCGGgagaaaactttaaagttcCACGACGGAACCGACGTTACAAAGGCGTTAGGTTTATCTTGGGACACGCTATCGGATAGCTTGCTTTTCAGCTTCTCAAACGAATGGACAGAAAAACCCTCAACCAAGCGCAGCATCCTGTCGGCTATCGCTAAGTTTTACGATCCCCTTGGACTAATAGCCCCAATCATAACCAAGCTTAAAATTTTCATGCAGGTCTTATGGAAGGATAAGCTCGACTGGGATGAATCCCTGCCGCAATCTTTGCATTCCGCTTGGTTGGAGCACATAACTCATCGTGCGAAATACATGGATTTTGCGATGCAAGCATGGCAGCTTACGGAGCTTGCATCTATGTTCGATCAGAGAACCAAGGTATCGTTTCGTCGAACCTACTTTGCTCGAAATCAAGAGTCGCACCCTTGA